GCAGATCATATAGACCGAATAGCTGATCTCACCGAGATATACCGACGTTTGTCCGCTGGCGAATCGCGAACCATGCTCCGCCATCCCCGCGAGGCAGAGGATCAGCCCCCCGAAGCCGGCCACGGCCAGCAGATCCGGGGCCCCCGACACCGCGACCATCAGGGCGCCGGCGCCCATAAAAGCGGCGCCCACGGCCCCGGCCCGCAGCGTTTTGACCGCCCCGGCCCGCCACAGGCCATGCATGGCGCAGCCCAGCGCGAAGCAGGGAACGATGCGCAGGATGCCCCAGTGGATGGTGGCCTCGGTCAGACTCTCGCCGGTGAGGGCGGTATAGACGGGGTAGAGGACGGCCATGAAGCCGAGCGCCAGACCGGCCCCCAGCCAGGCGCGATGGCGCAGCCGCCAGGCGGCCCAGGCAAAGAGCGGGAAGGTCAGGTAGGCGAACCACTCGGCCGAGATCGACCAGCTGGGGTGGTTGAAGGCCGCCTGCGGGGCGGCGCCCCAGGCCTGCAGCAGCAGCAGGTTGGCGGGCAGCGACTCCCAGCTGAGGATGTTGGCGTCGATGGCGAAGCCGGCGGCGGTGGCCCCGACGCCCAGCGCCATGACGCCCAGCAGGGTGGCGAGATGCAGCGGATAGACCCGCGCCAGCCGGTTCCACAGGAAGGCCCCGTAACGGAACCGGCCCTCGCCGAAGCTTTCCAGATAGACGTGGCAGAGGATGAAGCCCGACAGGGTGAAGAACAGCTCCACCCCCAGGTAGCCCTTGCCGATCAGGGCCGGCTCGACCAGGGCGGAGCCGGCGCCGACCTGCAGATTCGGCCAATAGTGATAGAGCACGACCCACATGGCCGCGAAGAAACGCAGGCCCGTCAGCGGCTTGATATGGGCGGCGTCATTCATCTCTGGGCCAACATTGTTCGAGGGGGTGCTTCCAATTGTCGCGGTCGATCCCAAGTATGAGCCCACGAAGGTTTAGGGAGGCTTGAGAGCCACGTGGACGGAATCGCGCAACTTCTGACGGACCCGGCGGCCTGGGCGGCCCTGGTCACCCTGATCGTGATGGAGGTGGTGCTGG
The nucleotide sequence above comes from Caulobacter sp. NIBR1757. Encoded proteins:
- a CDS encoding acyltransferase codes for the protein MNDAAHIKPLTGLRFFAAMWVVLYHYWPNLQVGAGSALVEPALIGKGYLGVELFFTLSGFILCHVYLESFGEGRFRYGAFLWNRLARVYPLHLATLLGVMALGVGATAAGFAIDANILSWESLPANLLLLQAWGAAPQAAFNHPSWSISAEWFAYLTFPLFAWAAWRLRHRAWLGAGLALGFMAVLYPVYTALTGESLTEATIHWGILRIVPCFALGCAMHGLWRAGAVKTLRAGAVGAAFMGAGALMVAVSGAPDLLAVAGFGGLILCLAGMAEHGSRFASGQTSVYLGEISYSVYMICVPWKLLFVNAATRLLNTTDDRLPWYIWLLFIASVIPLAAASYHLIEKPARARMKLLMDSWAKRRSVAPAM